A window of Bdellovibrio svalbardensis contains these coding sequences:
- a CDS encoding YceI family protein — MTKLLTTTAFVTLMSVSAFAGKTIPAGTYAIDNAHSKIGFEVPHLVIATVEGRFTKFDGSIVIDPKLEKSKANLNIDVASVDTDNKDRDGHLQSPDFFDVAKNPKMTFVTKKIVGTADNLKLVGDLTLKGKTKEVTLDVKYLGDVNDPFGNHKVVFSATGKINRQDFGLTWSKAVEAGPVVGDEITLSIKIEANKPVDKKG; from the coding sequence ATGACTAAGCTACTAACCACCACTGCTTTCGTAACCTTGATGAGTGTTTCTGCATTTGCCGGAAAAACAATTCCAGCGGGCACTTATGCCATCGACAATGCTCACTCCAAAATTGGTTTTGAAGTCCCCCATCTTGTGATCGCCACCGTTGAAGGCCGCTTTACAAAGTTTGACGGCTCAATCGTGATTGATCCTAAACTTGAAAAATCAAAAGCTAATTTGAACATCGACGTTGCCAGTGTAGACACAGACAATAAAGACCGCGACGGTCACTTGCAAAGCCCGGATTTCTTTGACGTCGCTAAAAATCCTAAGATGACTTTTGTCACAAAAAAGATCGTTGGCACGGCGGACAATTTGAAACTTGTTGGCGATCTGACTTTGAAGGGTAAAACTAAAGAAGTCACTTTAGACGTTAAATACTTGGGTGATGTGAACGATCCGTTTGGTAATCACAAAGTTGTATTCTCTGCGACCGGCAAAATCAATCGCCAGGACTTCGGTTTGACTTGGAGTAAAGCGGTTGAAGCAGGACCTGTCGTAGGCGATGAGATCACTTTGTCGATCAAAATCGAAGCGAACAAACCTGTTGATAAAAAGGGGTAA
- the ygiD gene encoding 4,5-DOPA-extradiol-dioxygenase has protein sequence MSRMPVLFVGHGSPMNALAKNAFTDSLTELGKRLPKPQAVLCVSAHWETQGTQVLYNAEPPTIHDFYGFPKPLFDVQYPARGPLSLAHETQRLVPGSTLNEKWGLDHGTWSVLVHMYPHADIPVYQLSIDVSKTPQQHLEVGKLLKPLRDQGVLIVGSGNIVHNLRLINWREQNAAYDWAVEFDKDIKQALEKRDPNALTHYEDQFGEAARKSVPTPEHFYPLLYTYGASDENDKLSYPYEGFEMGSLSMRNVLWS, from the coding sequence ATGTCTCGCATGCCTGTGTTATTCGTTGGCCATGGATCTCCTATGAACGCGCTCGCTAAGAACGCGTTCACAGACTCTTTGACTGAATTAGGAAAGAGACTTCCGAAACCGCAGGCTGTTCTTTGTGTCTCCGCCCACTGGGAGACACAAGGAACACAAGTTCTGTATAACGCCGAACCTCCGACCATCCATGACTTTTACGGTTTTCCGAAACCTTTATTTGATGTGCAATATCCCGCGCGCGGCCCCTTAAGCCTTGCCCATGAGACACAACGGCTCGTGCCGGGCTCAACTCTCAATGAAAAGTGGGGCTTGGATCATGGAACGTGGTCTGTTCTGGTCCATATGTATCCGCACGCGGATATCCCGGTGTATCAACTTAGCATCGACGTTTCCAAAACTCCTCAGCAGCATCTTGAAGTTGGAAAGCTGCTAAAACCCCTCCGTGATCAAGGTGTTTTGATTGTTGGCAGTGGCAACATCGTTCACAATCTCAGACTCATCAACTGGCGCGAACAAAATGCCGCCTACGACTGGGCTGTCGAGTTCGACAAAGACATCAAGCAGGCTCTCGAGAAAAGGGATCCCAATGCTTTGACTCACTATGAGGACCAGTTTGGCGAAGCCGCGAGGAAATCAGTCCCTACTCCTGAACACTTCTACCCGCTGCTTTATACATACGGCGCTTCTGATGAGAACGACAAGCTCAGCTATCCTTATGAGGGTTTCGAGATGGGCTCTCTCTCTATGCGCAATGTTCTTTGGTCCTAG
- a CDS encoding efflux RND transporter permease subunit, with protein MKISDLSIKNPVFAWMLMFGLMIFGLISFSRMGVSQLPDVDFPTVTVNVTLVGAAPEVMETQVVDPIESALMGVEGVQSITSNSKTGSANITVEFSLDRNIDIALQDVQAKVAGAQKQLPKEVDPPTISKTNPDDQPILWLALTYDKNDPQFLMKYARDYLRDRFTTVDGVGDIFLGGYTDPVLRVSVDTKKLPSYNISVNDVIDAIKNEHSELPGGYIETEKNNYNVRTMGEAKTIEEFKNIVISKRAGQTTQDPTNMVRIRNVADVQMTLDDITRVSRFNGEPALGLGIRKQRGTNAVAVAKAVKEKIKEIQPQLPEGMKIHVNFDSTQFIEKSVGELTHHLMLAVILTSLVCWMFLGSWSATFNVLLSIPTSLLGAFIGLYFLGYTLNTFTLLGLTLAIGIVVDDAIMVLENIFRYNEKGHGQIESAILGAREIGFAALAATAAVIAIFLPVAFMQGIIGKFFMQFGVTISLAVFLSLVESLTITPMRCAGFVHHGERTTKIGRAFEAFMASLVVGYERLLRKSLSHRWTVILGSIVFVVISFFSIKFLTKEMSPAQDQSIFMARLILPVGSSLAYTDGQVKKAEEWLRSRPEVKQVYASVGGFGGGISDANTAMMFVTMKEYGERPKDKETGKRLSQQDFMQIARKELSKIQDVRPVLMDMSQRGFSSGRGYPIEFTVLGSDWGKLADMSQKIMKEMQATGTMVDVDSNYLLGMPEIQVVPDRIAAAQHGVSINAIGTTVNAMIGGVKAGQYADGGHRYDIKVKLSQDEEAMKEIKTLLIGNYRSNLIPISKVTKQEMNKSLQSISRSNRQRAITITANLKPGASQQDAMNKVEAIAKQVLEPGYMIDQGGSSKTFKESFRSLIFALVMGLVIAYMVLASQFNSFIDPVTILMALPFSFSGAFFALLITGQSLNMYSMIGLLLLMGIVKKNSILLIEFTNTTRDRGTTEADAALIEACPVRLRPILMTSIATIAAAIPSATATGAGSETMRPMALCLIGGVLVSTVLTLFVVPCVYSLMDRFRKRDEVREKTKRAFEAVGDEALS; from the coding sequence ATGAAGATCTCGGATTTATCGATTAAGAACCCCGTTTTTGCGTGGATGCTGATGTTCGGTTTGATGATTTTCGGCCTGATTTCATTCTCAAGAATGGGTGTGAGTCAGCTGCCAGACGTGGATTTCCCGACAGTTACGGTTAACGTCACTTTGGTGGGCGCCGCACCTGAAGTTATGGAGACTCAAGTCGTCGATCCTATTGAAAGCGCCTTGATGGGTGTTGAAGGGGTGCAGAGCATTACTTCCAACAGTAAGACAGGTTCTGCGAATATCACGGTTGAGTTCAGCCTGGATCGTAATATCGATATTGCTCTTCAAGATGTTCAGGCCAAAGTGGCCGGTGCTCAAAAGCAACTGCCTAAAGAAGTTGATCCTCCGACAATTTCAAAAACCAATCCTGATGATCAACCCATTCTTTGGTTGGCACTAACTTATGATAAAAATGACCCACAGTTCTTGATGAAATATGCCCGCGATTATTTGCGTGATCGTTTCACGACTGTAGACGGTGTGGGCGATATCTTCTTGGGCGGCTATACTGATCCGGTATTGCGTGTCTCAGTAGATACCAAGAAACTTCCAAGCTACAATATTTCAGTCAATGACGTTATTGATGCGATCAAAAATGAGCACTCGGAGCTTCCGGGTGGTTATATCGAAACTGAAAAAAATAACTATAATGTGCGCACGATGGGGGAAGCTAAGACCATCGAAGAGTTCAAGAACATTGTCATCAGCAAACGGGCGGGTCAGACAACTCAAGATCCAACCAACATGGTAAGAATCCGTAATGTCGCTGATGTGCAGATGACTTTGGACGATATCACCCGTGTTTCTCGTTTTAATGGCGAGCCGGCATTGGGTCTGGGTATTCGTAAGCAGCGCGGCACCAATGCCGTGGCGGTCGCCAAAGCGGTTAAAGAAAAAATCAAAGAGATTCAGCCTCAACTTCCAGAGGGGATGAAAATCCATGTCAACTTCGATAGCACTCAGTTCATTGAGAAATCAGTGGGCGAGTTGACTCATCACTTGATGCTGGCTGTGATTTTGACGTCTCTGGTTTGTTGGATGTTCTTGGGAAGTTGGTCAGCGACTTTCAACGTGTTGCTGTCGATTCCAACGTCATTGCTGGGCGCCTTCATCGGTTTGTACTTCCTTGGCTATACTTTGAATACCTTTACTTTGTTGGGATTGACCTTGGCCATCGGTATCGTCGTCGACGATGCCATCATGGTTCTGGAAAATATCTTCCGGTATAACGAGAAAGGCCATGGGCAGATTGAATCTGCGATTCTGGGCGCGCGCGAAATCGGTTTTGCGGCATTGGCGGCGACAGCTGCGGTTATCGCGATCTTCCTTCCGGTGGCCTTCATGCAAGGTATTATCGGGAAGTTCTTCATGCAGTTCGGTGTGACGATCTCACTCGCAGTGTTCTTGTCGTTGGTAGAATCTTTGACGATCACACCAATGCGTTGCGCGGGTTTCGTTCACCACGGTGAGAGAACAACTAAAATTGGCCGTGCTTTTGAGGCCTTCATGGCTTCGTTGGTGGTGGGTTACGAAAGACTTCTTCGTAAATCTTTAAGCCACCGTTGGACTGTGATTTTGGGTTCCATCGTGTTCGTTGTTATTTCATTCTTCTCTATTAAATTTTTGACCAAAGAGATGAGCCCCGCACAAGATCAAAGCATCTTCATGGCGCGTTTGATTTTACCGGTAGGCAGTTCTTTGGCTTACACCGATGGTCAAGTGAAGAAAGCTGAAGAGTGGCTGCGCTCTCGTCCAGAGGTGAAACAAGTCTATGCCAGCGTGGGTGGTTTCGGGGGAGGTATCTCTGATGCCAATACCGCGATGATGTTCGTGACGATGAAGGAATATGGAGAGCGCCCGAAAGACAAAGAAACGGGTAAACGCTTGAGCCAGCAGGACTTCATGCAAATTGCTCGTAAAGAGCTTTCGAAAATTCAAGATGTACGCCCGGTCTTAATGGATATGTCACAACGTGGATTCTCGAGTGGTCGTGGTTATCCTATTGAGTTCACAGTTTTGGGCTCTGATTGGGGCAAGCTCGCGGATATGTCACAAAAAATTATGAAAGAGATGCAGGCGACAGGCACTATGGTCGACGTGGATTCCAACTACCTGTTGGGTATGCCCGAGATCCAAGTTGTTCCAGATAGAATCGCAGCGGCTCAACATGGTGTGAGCATCAATGCGATTGGAACCACTGTGAATGCGATGATCGGTGGCGTGAAAGCTGGTCAATACGCTGATGGTGGTCATCGTTATGATATCAAGGTGAAGCTGAGCCAGGATGAAGAGGCGATGAAAGAGATCAAGACTTTGTTGATTGGAAATTACAGATCAAATCTGATTCCTATCAGTAAGGTGACGAAGCAAGAGATGAATAAGAGCTTGCAGTCGATCTCCCGTTCGAATCGTCAAAGGGCGATTACGATCACAGCCAACTTAAAGCCGGGAGCCTCTCAGCAGGATGCCATGAACAAAGTGGAAGCTATTGCCAAGCAAGTTCTTGAGCCAGGTTATATGATTGACCAGGGTGGTAGCTCGAAGACTTTCAAAGAATCTTTCCGCAGCTTGATCTTTGCCTTGGTCATGGGTCTGGTGATCGCCTACATGGTTCTAGCAAGTCAGTTTAATTCTTTCATCGATCCGGTGACCATCTTGATGGCCTTGCCGTTTAGTTTCAGTGGAGCCTTCTTTGCCCTTTTGATCACGGGTCAGTCTTTGAATATGTACTCGATGATCGGTTTGTTGTTGTTGATGGGTATCGTTAAGAAGAACTCGATTCTTTTGATCGAATTCACAAACACGACACGGGATCGCGGAACCACAGAGGCGGATGCGGCATTGATCGAAGCCTGCCCGGTGCGTTTGCGTCCGATTCTGATGACTTCGATTGCGACGATCGCCGCAGCAATTCCTTCGGCGACAGCGACAGGAGCAGGCTCAGAGACAATGCGCCCGATGGCTCTTTGCCTCATCGGCGGTGTTCTTGTTTCCACAGTCCTTACTTTGTTCGTAGTCCCATGCGTGTACTCACTCATGGACCGCTTCAGAAAACGTGACGAAGTCCGCGAAAAAACAAAGCGCGCCTTCGAAGCCGTCGGCGACGAAGCCCTCAGCTAA